A window of the Ostrea edulis chromosome 1, xbOstEdul1.1, whole genome shotgun sequence genome harbors these coding sequences:
- the LOC125663972 gene encoding kinesin-like protein KIFC3 isoform X4, which yields MELDVTYVHRHAKMLVSPRYYGCCMCQARRQPQKLYVFPSGLGSNTIRYNKENISIVEYKTLQKQLDERNTERDELLFTIRNLSEKNKKYKQKLEKEEMTKRQQMKILCKTQEISILEKDKLIGSLQSLVEEQENRILELEQGINGNTNQRLPGNANGGAYRRFVEDINRLHEEKINLTKRLELVQSEMENHSCINGVSDDSTQEIITRLEKENKELHEELNKYNKNSGQPSDMGPCHTDTEKQVEKLLSHNKELEEEVQEMRQSHARTTTLFEEGVIKHKGLEEELMKYREKLNKIQENLQKKTEELKDNDLKHREHVNKMLEENRVTSRRMRDLMVEVTHLQAREPEVVTKIKVQEVEVDSQRTLENLRACERERDDYRSKFEESQSQYSQVASLLEKEQTLSEQLSEEVNRQKEKLISIVQDTADKLEEAERDKEAAIQDVKKQMERNLKHLEARYTHLCEQASLILPAYQELEKSYVCLETECRQFPQLLQAAITDVNIQMCRAIKNIDDYNKDLVRRYHKEMQLRKKYHNELVELKGSIRVFCRVRPKIKEDGGGVMGNIVVDYDRDDNGLIYVNNKGRSQTFELDLIFTPESTQNQVFDEVQSLVTSCVDGYNVCIFAYGQTGSGKTYTMEGEKQNPGINQRALAMLFKETEDRGQDWTFNITVSVMEIYNEMIRDLLSGDPSYKMEVKMNPEGGLHVPGLCSETVKSVDDVNRVFALGQKNRATATTNMNEHSSRSHALLTVRVIGVNKTTNIKTVGKLNLVDLAGSERVSKSGADGTRLKEAQNINKSLSCLGDVIHALRSKQSHVPYRNSKLTYLLQDSLGGDSKTLMIVQIAPVEKNLGESVCSLNFAQRVRTVELGQASRQILQAGDEMNGVSPSKAPSTPSRTMSLNTPTGRQHTPVIMNRTPSSSTKGSSLRYPKN from the exons ATAACAAAGAGAATATATCTATTGTGGAATACAAGACATTACAGAAACAGCTGGATGAGAGAAACACTGAGAGAGATGAACTCCTATTTACCATCAGA aatttgtcagagaagaacaaaaaatacaaacagaaactGGAAAAAGAGGAGATGACAAAGAGGCAGCAGATGAAGATTTTGTGTAAAACACAAGAAATTAGTATACTGGAGAAAGATAAACTGATTGGTAGTCTGCAGAGTCTTGTGGAGGAGCAGGAGAACCGAATCCTGGAACTGGAGCAGGGCATCAATG GAAACACCAACCAGAGACTTCCCGGAAATGCTAATGGAGGTGCTTACAGAAGATTTGTGGAGGATATCAATCGTCTTCATGAAGAGAAAATTAACCTCACAAAGAGACTTGAATTAGTGCAATCAGAGATGGAGAATCATTCATGTATAAATGGAGTCAGTGATGACTCGACACAAGAAATCATCACACGGCTAGAGAAGGAGAACAAGGAATTACACGAGGAACTCAACAAGTACAACAAAAACAGTGGG CAGCCTTCAGACATGGGGCCTTGTCATACAGACACAGAAAAACAGGTGGAAAAACTCCTGTCTCATAACAAGGAACTAGAGGAGGAAGTGCAGGAAATGAGACAGTCCCATGCAAGGACGACCACTTTGTTTGAGGAGGGGGTTATAAAACACAAG GGCTTGGAAGAAGAATTGATGAAATACAGAGAAAAGCTCAACAAAATCCAGGAAAACTTGCAGAAGAAAACAGAGGAACTGAAGGACAATGATCTGAAACATCGAGAGCACGTGAACAAAATGTTAGAGGAGAACCGTGTGACCTCGAGGAGGATGAGGGACCTCATGGTAGAGGTGACACATCTACAGGCTAGGGAACCTGAG GTTGTCACCAAAATCAAAGTGCAGGAAGTAGAGGTGGATTCTCAGAGGACTCTAGAAAACCTGAGGGCCtgcgagagagagagggatGACTATCGCTCCAAGTTTGAGGAGAGTCAGTCACAGTACTCTCAAGTCGCCAGTCTCCTGGAGAAGGAGCAAACACTCAGCGAGCAATTATCAGAGGAG GTTAATAGACAGAAGGAGAAGTTAATAAGCATTGTTCAGGACACTGCTGACAAATTAGAGGAAGCCGAAAGAGATAAGGAAGCAGCCATTCAAGATGTGAAAAAGCAAATGGAAAGAAATCTCAAACATTTGGAG GCTCGATACACTCATCTATGTGAGCAGGCCTCCTTAATCTTACCAGCTTACCAGGAACTAGAGAAGTCGTATGTCTGTTTGGAGACAGAGTGTAGGCAGTTTCCCCAGTTACTGCAGGCAGCAATTACTGATGTCAACATTCAG ATGTGTCGggcaataaaaaatattgatgattacAACAAAGATCTGGTCCGTCGATATCACAAAGAGATGCAGCTTAGGAAGAAATATCACAATGAATTGGTAGAGCTGAAAG GCAGCATTAGAGTATTTTGTCGAGTTCGTCCAAAAATAAAGGAAGATGGTGGAGGCGTAATGGGAAATATTGTGGTGGACTATGACAGAGATGACAATGGACTCATCTATGTGAACAACAAAGGGAGATCACAGACGTTTGAACTTGATTTAATATTCACACCAGAGAGCACTCAAAATCAG GTGTTTGATGAGGTTCAGTCGCTCGTGACTTCCTGTGTGGACGGCTACAATGTCTGTATCTTTGCATATGGACAGACTGGCTCAGGAAAGACCTACACCATGGAG GGAGAGAAACAAAATCCTGGTATCAATCAACGAGCCTTGGCCATGTTGTTTAAGGAGACTGAGGACCGAGGCCAGGACTGGACGTTCAATATCACAGTCAGTGTCATGGAGATCTACAATGAAATGATCAG GGATCTGTTGAGCGGAGACCCGTCATACAAGATGGAAGTAAAAATGAATCCGGAGGGAGGGCTTCATGTTCCAGGCTTATGTTCTGAGACAGTCAAATCTGTAGACGATGTCAATCGG GTCTTTGCCCTTGGTCAGAAGAATCGAGCCACAGCCACAACAAATATGAATGAACACTCTTCTCGATCTCACGCCCTGCTGACGGTGCGGGTTATTGGTGTCAACAAAACTACTAATATTAAAACTGTGG GAAAACTGAACTTGGTAGATTTGGCTGGCTCTGAGCGAGTCAGTAAGTCTGGAGCAGATGGCACTCGTCTTAAGGAGGCACAGAACATCAACAAGTCGCTCTCCTGCCTCGGGGATGTCATTCATGCTCTACGTAGCAAGCAAAGTCATGTACCCTACAGAAACTCCAAACTCACCTACCTGCTGCAAGACTCACTTG GTGGAGACAGTAAGACCTTGATGATTGTACAGATTGCTCCAGTGGAGAAAAACCTTGGAGAGTCTGTATGCAGTTTAAACTTTGCTCAGCGAGTTAGAACTGTTGAGCTGGGTCAGGCGAGCAGACAAATATTGCAAGCAGGAGATGAG ATGAATGGAGTATCACCCAGCAAAGCCCCCTCCACCCCCAGCAGAACCATGAGTCTGAACACACCCACAGGTAGACAACATACCCCTGTCATAATGAACAGAACACCAAGCAGTTCCACTAAAGGATCATCTCTTCGT
- the LOC125663972 gene encoding kinesin-like protein KIFC3 isoform X1, with amino-acid sequence MIRKFAFNKMSNKKVFASGAPKMKEPAFRTPMSYSPRIVGNKPVPSPSRSELWKKQLGFDDDIPVESPSESEDEDDPLDDSDNKENISIVEYKTLQKQLDERNTERDELLFTIRNLSEKNKKYKQKLEKEEMTKRQQMKILCKTQEISILEKDKLIGSLQSLVEEQENRILELEQGINGNTNQRLPGNANGGAYRRFVEDINRLHEEKINLTKRLELVQSEMENHSCINGVSDDSTQEIITRLEKENKELHEELNKYNKNSGQPSDMGPCHTDTEKQVEKLLSHNKELEEEVQEMRQSHARTTTLFEEGVIKHKGLEEELMKYREKLNKIQENLQKKTEELKDNDLKHREHVNKMLEENRVTSRRMRDLMVEVTHLQAREPEVVTKIKVQEVEVDSQRTLENLRACERERDDYRSKFEESQSQYSQVASLLEKEQTLSEQLSEEVNRQKEKLISIVQDTADKLEEAERDKEAAIQDVKKQMERNLKHLEARYTHLCEQASLILPAYQELEKSYVCLETECRQFPQLLQAAITDVNIQMCRAIKNIDDYNKDLVRRYHKEMQLRKKYHNELVELKGSIRVFCRVRPKIKEDGGGVMGNIVVDYDRDDNGLIYVNNKGRSQTFELDLIFTPESTQNQVFDEVQSLVTSCVDGYNVCIFAYGQTGSGKTYTMEGEKQNPGINQRALAMLFKETEDRGQDWTFNITVSVMEIYNEMIRDLLSGDPSYKMEVKMNPEGGLHVPGLCSETVKSVDDVNRVFALGQKNRATATTNMNEHSSRSHALLTVRVIGVNKTTNIKTVGKLNLVDLAGSERVSKSGADGTRLKEAQNINKSLSCLGDVIHALRSKQSHVPYRNSKLTYLLQDSLGGDSKTLMIVQIAPVEKNLGESVCSLNFAQRVRTVELGQASRQILQAGDEMNGVSPSKAPSTPSRTMSLNTPTGRQHTPVIMNRTPSSSTKGSSLRYPKN; translated from the exons ATAACAAAGAGAATATATCTATTGTGGAATACAAGACATTACAGAAACAGCTGGATGAGAGAAACACTGAGAGAGATGAACTCCTATTTACCATCAGA aatttgtcagagaagaacaaaaaatacaaacagaaactGGAAAAAGAGGAGATGACAAAGAGGCAGCAGATGAAGATTTTGTGTAAAACACAAGAAATTAGTATACTGGAGAAAGATAAACTGATTGGTAGTCTGCAGAGTCTTGTGGAGGAGCAGGAGAACCGAATCCTGGAACTGGAGCAGGGCATCAATG GAAACACCAACCAGAGACTTCCCGGAAATGCTAATGGAGGTGCTTACAGAAGATTTGTGGAGGATATCAATCGTCTTCATGAAGAGAAAATTAACCTCACAAAGAGACTTGAATTAGTGCAATCAGAGATGGAGAATCATTCATGTATAAATGGAGTCAGTGATGACTCGACACAAGAAATCATCACACGGCTAGAGAAGGAGAACAAGGAATTACACGAGGAACTCAACAAGTACAACAAAAACAGTGGG CAGCCTTCAGACATGGGGCCTTGTCATACAGACACAGAAAAACAGGTGGAAAAACTCCTGTCTCATAACAAGGAACTAGAGGAGGAAGTGCAGGAAATGAGACAGTCCCATGCAAGGACGACCACTTTGTTTGAGGAGGGGGTTATAAAACACAAG GGCTTGGAAGAAGAATTGATGAAATACAGAGAAAAGCTCAACAAAATCCAGGAAAACTTGCAGAAGAAAACAGAGGAACTGAAGGACAATGATCTGAAACATCGAGAGCACGTGAACAAAATGTTAGAGGAGAACCGTGTGACCTCGAGGAGGATGAGGGACCTCATGGTAGAGGTGACACATCTACAGGCTAGGGAACCTGAG GTTGTCACCAAAATCAAAGTGCAGGAAGTAGAGGTGGATTCTCAGAGGACTCTAGAAAACCTGAGGGCCtgcgagagagagagggatGACTATCGCTCCAAGTTTGAGGAGAGTCAGTCACAGTACTCTCAAGTCGCCAGTCTCCTGGAGAAGGAGCAAACACTCAGCGAGCAATTATCAGAGGAG GTTAATAGACAGAAGGAGAAGTTAATAAGCATTGTTCAGGACACTGCTGACAAATTAGAGGAAGCCGAAAGAGATAAGGAAGCAGCCATTCAAGATGTGAAAAAGCAAATGGAAAGAAATCTCAAACATTTGGAG GCTCGATACACTCATCTATGTGAGCAGGCCTCCTTAATCTTACCAGCTTACCAGGAACTAGAGAAGTCGTATGTCTGTTTGGAGACAGAGTGTAGGCAGTTTCCCCAGTTACTGCAGGCAGCAATTACTGATGTCAACATTCAG ATGTGTCGggcaataaaaaatattgatgattacAACAAAGATCTGGTCCGTCGATATCACAAAGAGATGCAGCTTAGGAAGAAATATCACAATGAATTGGTAGAGCTGAAAG GCAGCATTAGAGTATTTTGTCGAGTTCGTCCAAAAATAAAGGAAGATGGTGGAGGCGTAATGGGAAATATTGTGGTGGACTATGACAGAGATGACAATGGACTCATCTATGTGAACAACAAAGGGAGATCACAGACGTTTGAACTTGATTTAATATTCACACCAGAGAGCACTCAAAATCAG GTGTTTGATGAGGTTCAGTCGCTCGTGACTTCCTGTGTGGACGGCTACAATGTCTGTATCTTTGCATATGGACAGACTGGCTCAGGAAAGACCTACACCATGGAG GGAGAGAAACAAAATCCTGGTATCAATCAACGAGCCTTGGCCATGTTGTTTAAGGAGACTGAGGACCGAGGCCAGGACTGGACGTTCAATATCACAGTCAGTGTCATGGAGATCTACAATGAAATGATCAG GGATCTGTTGAGCGGAGACCCGTCATACAAGATGGAAGTAAAAATGAATCCGGAGGGAGGGCTTCATGTTCCAGGCTTATGTTCTGAGACAGTCAAATCTGTAGACGATGTCAATCGG GTCTTTGCCCTTGGTCAGAAGAATCGAGCCACAGCCACAACAAATATGAATGAACACTCTTCTCGATCTCACGCCCTGCTGACGGTGCGGGTTATTGGTGTCAACAAAACTACTAATATTAAAACTGTGG GAAAACTGAACTTGGTAGATTTGGCTGGCTCTGAGCGAGTCAGTAAGTCTGGAGCAGATGGCACTCGTCTTAAGGAGGCACAGAACATCAACAAGTCGCTCTCCTGCCTCGGGGATGTCATTCATGCTCTACGTAGCAAGCAAAGTCATGTACCCTACAGAAACTCCAAACTCACCTACCTGCTGCAAGACTCACTTG GTGGAGACAGTAAGACCTTGATGATTGTACAGATTGCTCCAGTGGAGAAAAACCTTGGAGAGTCTGTATGCAGTTTAAACTTTGCTCAGCGAGTTAGAACTGTTGAGCTGGGTCAGGCGAGCAGACAAATATTGCAAGCAGGAGATGAG ATGAATGGAGTATCACCCAGCAAAGCCCCCTCCACCCCCAGCAGAACCATGAGTCTGAACACACCCACAGGTAGACAACATACCCCTGTCATAATGAACAGAACACCAAGCAGTTCCACTAAAGGATCATCTCTTCGT
- the LOC125663972 gene encoding kinesin-like protein KIFC3 isoform X2, giving the protein MIRKFAFNKMSNKKVFASGAPKMKEPAFRTPMSYSPRIVGNKPVPSPSRSELWKKQLGFDDDIPVESPSESEDEDDPLDDSDNKENISIVEYKTLQKQLDERNTERDELLFTIRNLSEKNKKYKQKLEKEEMTKRQQMKILCKTQEISILEKDKLIGSLQSLVEEQENRILELEQGINGNTNQRLPGNANGGAYRRFVEDINRLHEEKINLTKRLELVQSEMENHSCINGVSDDSTQEIITRLEKENKELHEELNKYNKNSGPSDMGPCHTDTEKQVEKLLSHNKELEEEVQEMRQSHARTTTLFEEGVIKHKGLEEELMKYREKLNKIQENLQKKTEELKDNDLKHREHVNKMLEENRVTSRRMRDLMVEVTHLQAREPEVVTKIKVQEVEVDSQRTLENLRACERERDDYRSKFEESQSQYSQVASLLEKEQTLSEQLSEEVNRQKEKLISIVQDTADKLEEAERDKEAAIQDVKKQMERNLKHLEARYTHLCEQASLILPAYQELEKSYVCLETECRQFPQLLQAAITDVNIQMCRAIKNIDDYNKDLVRRYHKEMQLRKKYHNELVELKGSIRVFCRVRPKIKEDGGGVMGNIVVDYDRDDNGLIYVNNKGRSQTFELDLIFTPESTQNQVFDEVQSLVTSCVDGYNVCIFAYGQTGSGKTYTMEGEKQNPGINQRALAMLFKETEDRGQDWTFNITVSVMEIYNEMIRDLLSGDPSYKMEVKMNPEGGLHVPGLCSETVKSVDDVNRVFALGQKNRATATTNMNEHSSRSHALLTVRVIGVNKTTNIKTVGKLNLVDLAGSERVSKSGADGTRLKEAQNINKSLSCLGDVIHALRSKQSHVPYRNSKLTYLLQDSLGGDSKTLMIVQIAPVEKNLGESVCSLNFAQRVRTVELGQASRQILQAGDEMNGVSPSKAPSTPSRTMSLNTPTGRQHTPVIMNRTPSSSTKGSSLRYPKN; this is encoded by the exons ATAACAAAGAGAATATATCTATTGTGGAATACAAGACATTACAGAAACAGCTGGATGAGAGAAACACTGAGAGAGATGAACTCCTATTTACCATCAGA aatttgtcagagaagaacaaaaaatacaaacagaaactGGAAAAAGAGGAGATGACAAAGAGGCAGCAGATGAAGATTTTGTGTAAAACACAAGAAATTAGTATACTGGAGAAAGATAAACTGATTGGTAGTCTGCAGAGTCTTGTGGAGGAGCAGGAGAACCGAATCCTGGAACTGGAGCAGGGCATCAATG GAAACACCAACCAGAGACTTCCCGGAAATGCTAATGGAGGTGCTTACAGAAGATTTGTGGAGGATATCAATCGTCTTCATGAAGAGAAAATTAACCTCACAAAGAGACTTGAATTAGTGCAATCAGAGATGGAGAATCATTCATGTATAAATGGAGTCAGTGATGACTCGACACAAGAAATCATCACACGGCTAGAGAAGGAGAACAAGGAATTACACGAGGAACTCAACAAGTACAACAAAAACAGTGGG CCTTCAGACATGGGGCCTTGTCATACAGACACAGAAAAACAGGTGGAAAAACTCCTGTCTCATAACAAGGAACTAGAGGAGGAAGTGCAGGAAATGAGACAGTCCCATGCAAGGACGACCACTTTGTTTGAGGAGGGGGTTATAAAACACAAG GGCTTGGAAGAAGAATTGATGAAATACAGAGAAAAGCTCAACAAAATCCAGGAAAACTTGCAGAAGAAAACAGAGGAACTGAAGGACAATGATCTGAAACATCGAGAGCACGTGAACAAAATGTTAGAGGAGAACCGTGTGACCTCGAGGAGGATGAGGGACCTCATGGTAGAGGTGACACATCTACAGGCTAGGGAACCTGAG GTTGTCACCAAAATCAAAGTGCAGGAAGTAGAGGTGGATTCTCAGAGGACTCTAGAAAACCTGAGGGCCtgcgagagagagagggatGACTATCGCTCCAAGTTTGAGGAGAGTCAGTCACAGTACTCTCAAGTCGCCAGTCTCCTGGAGAAGGAGCAAACACTCAGCGAGCAATTATCAGAGGAG GTTAATAGACAGAAGGAGAAGTTAATAAGCATTGTTCAGGACACTGCTGACAAATTAGAGGAAGCCGAAAGAGATAAGGAAGCAGCCATTCAAGATGTGAAAAAGCAAATGGAAAGAAATCTCAAACATTTGGAG GCTCGATACACTCATCTATGTGAGCAGGCCTCCTTAATCTTACCAGCTTACCAGGAACTAGAGAAGTCGTATGTCTGTTTGGAGACAGAGTGTAGGCAGTTTCCCCAGTTACTGCAGGCAGCAATTACTGATGTCAACATTCAG ATGTGTCGggcaataaaaaatattgatgattacAACAAAGATCTGGTCCGTCGATATCACAAAGAGATGCAGCTTAGGAAGAAATATCACAATGAATTGGTAGAGCTGAAAG GCAGCATTAGAGTATTTTGTCGAGTTCGTCCAAAAATAAAGGAAGATGGTGGAGGCGTAATGGGAAATATTGTGGTGGACTATGACAGAGATGACAATGGACTCATCTATGTGAACAACAAAGGGAGATCACAGACGTTTGAACTTGATTTAATATTCACACCAGAGAGCACTCAAAATCAG GTGTTTGATGAGGTTCAGTCGCTCGTGACTTCCTGTGTGGACGGCTACAATGTCTGTATCTTTGCATATGGACAGACTGGCTCAGGAAAGACCTACACCATGGAG GGAGAGAAACAAAATCCTGGTATCAATCAACGAGCCTTGGCCATGTTGTTTAAGGAGACTGAGGACCGAGGCCAGGACTGGACGTTCAATATCACAGTCAGTGTCATGGAGATCTACAATGAAATGATCAG GGATCTGTTGAGCGGAGACCCGTCATACAAGATGGAAGTAAAAATGAATCCGGAGGGAGGGCTTCATGTTCCAGGCTTATGTTCTGAGACAGTCAAATCTGTAGACGATGTCAATCGG GTCTTTGCCCTTGGTCAGAAGAATCGAGCCACAGCCACAACAAATATGAATGAACACTCTTCTCGATCTCACGCCCTGCTGACGGTGCGGGTTATTGGTGTCAACAAAACTACTAATATTAAAACTGTGG GAAAACTGAACTTGGTAGATTTGGCTGGCTCTGAGCGAGTCAGTAAGTCTGGAGCAGATGGCACTCGTCTTAAGGAGGCACAGAACATCAACAAGTCGCTCTCCTGCCTCGGGGATGTCATTCATGCTCTACGTAGCAAGCAAAGTCATGTACCCTACAGAAACTCCAAACTCACCTACCTGCTGCAAGACTCACTTG GTGGAGACAGTAAGACCTTGATGATTGTACAGATTGCTCCAGTGGAGAAAAACCTTGGAGAGTCTGTATGCAGTTTAAACTTTGCTCAGCGAGTTAGAACTGTTGAGCTGGGTCAGGCGAGCAGACAAATATTGCAAGCAGGAGATGAG ATGAATGGAGTATCACCCAGCAAAGCCCCCTCCACCCCCAGCAGAACCATGAGTCTGAACACACCCACAGGTAGACAACATACCCCTGTCATAATGAACAGAACACCAAGCAGTTCCACTAAAGGATCATCTCTTCGT
- the LOC125663972 gene encoding kinesin-like protein KIFC3 isoform X3 codes for MSNKKVFASGAPKMKEPAFRTPMSYSPRIVGNKPVPSPSRSELWKKQLGFDDDIPVESPSESEDEDDPLDDSDNKENISIVEYKTLQKQLDERNTERDELLFTIRNLSEKNKKYKQKLEKEEMTKRQQMKILCKTQEISILEKDKLIGSLQSLVEEQENRILELEQGINGNTNQRLPGNANGGAYRRFVEDINRLHEEKINLTKRLELVQSEMENHSCINGVSDDSTQEIITRLEKENKELHEELNKYNKNSGQPSDMGPCHTDTEKQVEKLLSHNKELEEEVQEMRQSHARTTTLFEEGVIKHKGLEEELMKYREKLNKIQENLQKKTEELKDNDLKHREHVNKMLEENRVTSRRMRDLMVEVTHLQAREPEVVTKIKVQEVEVDSQRTLENLRACERERDDYRSKFEESQSQYSQVASLLEKEQTLSEQLSEEVNRQKEKLISIVQDTADKLEEAERDKEAAIQDVKKQMERNLKHLEARYTHLCEQASLILPAYQELEKSYVCLETECRQFPQLLQAAITDVNIQMCRAIKNIDDYNKDLVRRYHKEMQLRKKYHNELVELKGSIRVFCRVRPKIKEDGGGVMGNIVVDYDRDDNGLIYVNNKGRSQTFELDLIFTPESTQNQVFDEVQSLVTSCVDGYNVCIFAYGQTGSGKTYTMEGEKQNPGINQRALAMLFKETEDRGQDWTFNITVSVMEIYNEMIRDLLSGDPSYKMEVKMNPEGGLHVPGLCSETVKSVDDVNRVFALGQKNRATATTNMNEHSSRSHALLTVRVIGVNKTTNIKTVGKLNLVDLAGSERVSKSGADGTRLKEAQNINKSLSCLGDVIHALRSKQSHVPYRNSKLTYLLQDSLGGDSKTLMIVQIAPVEKNLGESVCSLNFAQRVRTVELGQASRQILQAGDEMNGVSPSKAPSTPSRTMSLNTPTGRQHTPVIMNRTPSSSTKGSSLRYPKN; via the exons ATAACAAAGAGAATATATCTATTGTGGAATACAAGACATTACAGAAACAGCTGGATGAGAGAAACACTGAGAGAGATGAACTCCTATTTACCATCAGA aatttgtcagagaagaacaaaaaatacaaacagaaactGGAAAAAGAGGAGATGACAAAGAGGCAGCAGATGAAGATTTTGTGTAAAACACAAGAAATTAGTATACTGGAGAAAGATAAACTGATTGGTAGTCTGCAGAGTCTTGTGGAGGAGCAGGAGAACCGAATCCTGGAACTGGAGCAGGGCATCAATG GAAACACCAACCAGAGACTTCCCGGAAATGCTAATGGAGGTGCTTACAGAAGATTTGTGGAGGATATCAATCGTCTTCATGAAGAGAAAATTAACCTCACAAAGAGACTTGAATTAGTGCAATCAGAGATGGAGAATCATTCATGTATAAATGGAGTCAGTGATGACTCGACACAAGAAATCATCACACGGCTAGAGAAGGAGAACAAGGAATTACACGAGGAACTCAACAAGTACAACAAAAACAGTGGG CAGCCTTCAGACATGGGGCCTTGTCATACAGACACAGAAAAACAGGTGGAAAAACTCCTGTCTCATAACAAGGAACTAGAGGAGGAAGTGCAGGAAATGAGACAGTCCCATGCAAGGACGACCACTTTGTTTGAGGAGGGGGTTATAAAACACAAG GGCTTGGAAGAAGAATTGATGAAATACAGAGAAAAGCTCAACAAAATCCAGGAAAACTTGCAGAAGAAAACAGAGGAACTGAAGGACAATGATCTGAAACATCGAGAGCACGTGAACAAAATGTTAGAGGAGAACCGTGTGACCTCGAGGAGGATGAGGGACCTCATGGTAGAGGTGACACATCTACAGGCTAGGGAACCTGAG GTTGTCACCAAAATCAAAGTGCAGGAAGTAGAGGTGGATTCTCAGAGGACTCTAGAAAACCTGAGGGCCtgcgagagagagagggatGACTATCGCTCCAAGTTTGAGGAGAGTCAGTCACAGTACTCTCAAGTCGCCAGTCTCCTGGAGAAGGAGCAAACACTCAGCGAGCAATTATCAGAGGAG GTTAATAGACAGAAGGAGAAGTTAATAAGCATTGTTCAGGACACTGCTGACAAATTAGAGGAAGCCGAAAGAGATAAGGAAGCAGCCATTCAAGATGTGAAAAAGCAAATGGAAAGAAATCTCAAACATTTGGAG GCTCGATACACTCATCTATGTGAGCAGGCCTCCTTAATCTTACCAGCTTACCAGGAACTAGAGAAGTCGTATGTCTGTTTGGAGACAGAGTGTAGGCAGTTTCCCCAGTTACTGCAGGCAGCAATTACTGATGTCAACATTCAG ATGTGTCGggcaataaaaaatattgatgattacAACAAAGATCTGGTCCGTCGATATCACAAAGAGATGCAGCTTAGGAAGAAATATCACAATGAATTGGTAGAGCTGAAAG GCAGCATTAGAGTATTTTGTCGAGTTCGTCCAAAAATAAAGGAAGATGGTGGAGGCGTAATGGGAAATATTGTGGTGGACTATGACAGAGATGACAATGGACTCATCTATGTGAACAACAAAGGGAGATCACAGACGTTTGAACTTGATTTAATATTCACACCAGAGAGCACTCAAAATCAG GTGTTTGATGAGGTTCAGTCGCTCGTGACTTCCTGTGTGGACGGCTACAATGTCTGTATCTTTGCATATGGACAGACTGGCTCAGGAAAGACCTACACCATGGAG GGAGAGAAACAAAATCCTGGTATCAATCAACGAGCCTTGGCCATGTTGTTTAAGGAGACTGAGGACCGAGGCCAGGACTGGACGTTCAATATCACAGTCAGTGTCATGGAGATCTACAATGAAATGATCAG GGATCTGTTGAGCGGAGACCCGTCATACAAGATGGAAGTAAAAATGAATCCGGAGGGAGGGCTTCATGTTCCAGGCTTATGTTCTGAGACAGTCAAATCTGTAGACGATGTCAATCGG GTCTTTGCCCTTGGTCAGAAGAATCGAGCCACAGCCACAACAAATATGAATGAACACTCTTCTCGATCTCACGCCCTGCTGACGGTGCGGGTTATTGGTGTCAACAAAACTACTAATATTAAAACTGTGG GAAAACTGAACTTGGTAGATTTGGCTGGCTCTGAGCGAGTCAGTAAGTCTGGAGCAGATGGCACTCGTCTTAAGGAGGCACAGAACATCAACAAGTCGCTCTCCTGCCTCGGGGATGTCATTCATGCTCTACGTAGCAAGCAAAGTCATGTACCCTACAGAAACTCCAAACTCACCTACCTGCTGCAAGACTCACTTG GTGGAGACAGTAAGACCTTGATGATTGTACAGATTGCTCCAGTGGAGAAAAACCTTGGAGAGTCTGTATGCAGTTTAAACTTTGCTCAGCGAGTTAGAACTGTTGAGCTGGGTCAGGCGAGCAGACAAATATTGCAAGCAGGAGATGAG ATGAATGGAGTATCACCCAGCAAAGCCCCCTCCACCCCCAGCAGAACCATGAGTCTGAACACACCCACAGGTAGACAACATACCCCTGTCATAATGAACAGAACACCAAGCAGTTCCACTAAAGGATCATCTCTTCGT